The Longimicrobiales bacterium DNA window CATGTGTCCTTCGCGGCCCGCGATGAGCACCCGTAGCTCCGGATTGCGCGGCAGCAGGCTCGCCGCAGCCTGCAGCAGCGTCCACTGCCCCTTCGGATGCTCCTGCCGCCCCACATTGATGAGCACGGGCTGGTCCGCTGCGATGCCGAGCATGGCCCGCACCCGCAGCCGCCGCTCCTCGGACGGCTCGCCGAGACGGTGTGTGTCCCGTCCCCGCTCGATCACGGTGATGCGCTCCGGTCGGATGCCGAGCGCCGCCACATAGCTGTCCCGCACCGCGTGCGAGATCGCGTGGAAGTGCGTCGTCAGGTGACGCGCGGTCCAGCCGTCGATCTCCCGCACGAACCGGAATGCCTTGCGGCTCAGTCGCTCGTCGCGTGCGCGCGATGCGACGTACGGCGTTCCGACCAGGCTGCTGATCACGGGGATGCCCGTGCCCGCCGCACCGAGCCGGCCTGCCACGTGTGAGTCGAACAGCGTCGTATGCACCACGTCCGGCCTGATCTCACGCAGCAGGAGCCGAAGCTCGCGCGCCCGCTGCAGGTGCGTGCGTCCCGCCAGCACCTCCACCCTGCAGTCCGTCAGCCGTACCTCGGACTCGACGCCGATCTCGCGCCGACGCAGGCACACGACGGTGGTCTCGATTCCGGCCGCCCGCATGTGCGGCAGCAGCTCCGCCAGTGAGCGCTCGGCGCCGCCGGCACCCAGGCCGTTGATCAGGTAGAGCAGCCTCATGCCGGCCTCACGTGCGACCGATCGAGTGGTGCATCAGGGGATGCAGCCCCGATACGATGTTGCGGAACCGGCGCAGCGCGGTGGTCGAGTTCACGCGCACACGCGAGATGCCGTACATGTTCGCTGGCGGGAACACGCCGATGCGGTGATCGAACAGGAATGCCGCGGCGTATTCCATGCGCGCGAGCAGCGCGTCCACGCGCGTGTCGCCATTGCCGTTCGGGTATGCAAACACGCGCGGTGCACGGCCCAGCCAGGTCTCGAGCAGTGCGTGTGCACGCGTGAGCTCGTACTCGATGGTGTCGTCACTGCACCGGTCGAGGCACGGGTGCGAGTGCGTGTGGCTGCCGATCTCGATTCCGCCTTCCTCGAGTTCCCGGAGCTGCTCCACCGACAGCTGCGTGCGCGCCACCGGTGCATGCGCTCCACGCAGCTCGTCGAGCACGCGCCGCCGCTCGTCGTCCGGCAGGCGCTTCAGGGTGCGCACCGCGGCATCCGGCGCCATGCGCCCGAGTCGCGGGTGCACCGCGCCGCCCCCGACAAGCGCGCGTACTTCCTGGAACCACGCCGGCCGATCCGTGCCGATCAGCTCGGTCACGACGAATGCCACAGCCGGGATCCCGCGCTCCCGCAGCAACGGCAGCGCGTGCTCGTGGATCGTGACGTCGCCGTCGTCGAAGGTGACGAGCACGGCACCGCGCGGCAGTGGAGCGCCGTGCGCCGACGCGCGCAGCACGTCCTCCACGCGGACCGGGTGCATCATGGCGGCGAGGTAGTCGAGCTGCTGTGCAAACCGGTCCGGGTCGACGACGTCGTGGTAGGCGAGGATGACCGGCCGGTGCCGCGACCATGCGTGCCACAGGTGGGCCACGCGCGGTGGCCGCGACTGGCCGGAGCGTGTCACCGGCGGAGCGGACGGGCGGGTGAGCGTCGCCATCAGGAGTCGCTCGCGTCCGCGGCCGCGCCCGCCCAGCGCCGTTTCGCCGCCGATGGTGCGAGCGACAGCAGCAGCCGGGACCAGTGCTCGAGACGCACGGGATCGGCAAGCACCGCCTGCACGAAGTGCCGGCGCGAATCGCGCAGCCTGCCGATCCGCAGTGCATTGACACCCGCGATCGCCTGGTACTTCGCATGGTGCGTCGGGTCCCTCCGGAACAGGTCGCGATGCGCACGCAGCGTGTATGAGCTGCCGAGGTAGATCGATTCGGGGTTCCCGCGGATGCGCGGCCCTTCGTGCACGTGCACGTGGACCAGCGCGTCCGGGATGCTGTGGAGCACGTAGCCGCGGCGGCGCACGAGAGGGATCAGCCGCATTGCCAGCTCGGTGTGCTGCCCCGACCGCAGGCTGTCTGCGTAGCCGCCCACCTCCTCGAACACCGAGCGGCGCAGGGCGAACACACCGCCATTGGTGAAGCGGCCGGTCACGTGGTCGAACATCGGCCCCATGTCCTCGGGCACCCTGGTTCGCACCCCTGCCTCGTCGCCGTGCTTCTCCAGGCCGCAGCAGACGACGTCGGCACCGGCCTGCTCCAGGGCTGTCCGCAACGTGGCGAGCCAGTGCGGCCGCGCCTCGTCGTCGCTGTCGAGGAACGTGATGTACGTCCCCTGCGCCAGCCGCGCGCCGTGATTGCGCGCTGCGGCGGCACCGGCATTCTGCTGGTGGACGTAGCGCACTCGCGGATCAGTGATCGCCTCCACGAGCGCGCGTGTGTCATCCGTCGAGCCATCATCGACGATGATCAGCTCGAGATCGGGCATCGTCTGCGCGAGCACGCTACCGATTGCGCGCGGCAGCAGGTGCGCACGGTTGTAGGCGGGAATCACCACCGAGAACGCCGGTGAGGCGGCAGCGGCCTGCGACTCCGTCGCCGTCGGCCTCCTGCTTCTCATCATCTCGCGGAAGAATGCGACGTGGGCCGCGGCCGTGCGCGCCCCGTCCCACTCCCGCTCGGCATGCTCCCGGTTGCGCTCGCCCTGTCCCTGCCTGCTCAGCTCCAGCCCGCGCCGCATTGCTCTCGCGAGCGAGGCCGGATCCCCGGGTGTGAACACCGGGTTGTCCGTGCTGCGCAGCAGCTCCCCCACCACGCCAGCGTCCGGGCCGACCACCACGCGACCGAACCCGAAACCCAGGATCACGTTGCCGGAGTTCAACGCCTCAAGCCGGGGCACGACCACCACGTCCGACGCGAGGAAGAACCGCTGCACGTCGCCCGCCGGCACGAAGCGGAGGCACGCCCGCGCCCGGCGCTCGAGCGCCAGCGCGGTCGTGACGCGCAGCCGCTCCGCGCGGGACATCCCGGTGGCCAGCTTGCCCGCAATCAGCAGCCTGCCCTGGGGCACTGCCGCCGCGCGGAACGCTTCACGCACGAGGCGCAGCTCGTCCGTTCGCCGCACGCGGCCGAAGCACAGGAACACTGCCTCGCCTGCGTCGAGCTGCAGCGACGCACGCGCGGATGCGGCATCCCGATCTGCGGGGAAGGAGGAGTACCTCGCGTGCGGGATGATCACACCCGGGAGTGCGCGCGTGTGCGGATAGTGCTGCTCGACTGCGGCGGCCGAAGCGGCGCCCATGTGAATGAGGCCGTGCACGGCGCGGAACACCAGCTCATAGGCGCGCCCCGTTGCGTCGCGTGCTGCGGGCATGTGCGGCGCGATGTTGTGCACGGTCGCGACGAGTACGGCGCGCTCGCGCCACCACGCGAGCCGCGCAGACAGCCGGTCCAGCTGCGCCGGCTCCGGACGACGCCAGCCGAGGAGCGCCTCCGGCCAGTGAAGGTGCACCACGTCGAACTCCGGACCGGTCGCGTCCCAGAACGCGTCTTCGCTGACGACCACATCCGTCACGCCTGCCGACTGCGCCAGCGCCTCGGCAAGCTCTGCGATCACGGGATTTCCGCTGCGTGCAGCTATGAGAATGCGCATCCTGGTCCGAAATGCTCCGGTATCGGGGAAAGCTCAGCCGACCTCGATCACCGGCTCGAGCGAAGGTGCAGTCGTAACACGGGCGGTGCCGTTGCCCACGGCGGCAAGACGCACCATCTCCTGCAGCTGACCGTTGCGCGCGGCCAGCTCGTGCAGCGCACCGCTGTCGACCAGCCGACCACTGTCGAACATGAAAACGGTGTCGCACTCGCGGAGCGTCGAAAGGCGGTGTGCGACGAGGATGATCGTCTTCTTCCTGGAAAGGCGGCCGATCGCCTCCATCACCCCGCTCTCCGTCATGCCGTCGAGCGCGCTCGTTGCCTCGTCGAAGATCAGCACGTCCGGGTCGCGGTACAGTGCACGGGCGATTCCGATGCGCTGCCGCTGCCCGCCGCTCAGCCGCACACCCCGATCGCCGACCACCGTGTCGTAGCCCGAGGCGAGCGAGCTCACGAACTCGTCGATGTTCGCGATCCGCGCGGCCCGCTCGACCGCGGCCAGGTCGATCTCGGCATCCGGCACACCGAACGCGATGTTGCGGGCAACGGAGTCGTCCGTGAGGAAGATGTGCTGCGGCACGTACCCGACTCGCCGGCGCCAGGAGCTGATCCTGCCCTCCGTCAGCGGCTCGCCATCGACGCAGATGCTGCCCTCCTGCGGAATCAGCAGGCCGAGCAGGAGGTCGACCAGCGTCGTCTTGCCGGCGCCCGTGCTGCCGATGAAACCGACCATCGCGTTCCTGGGGATCTCGAGGTCGACATGCCGCAGCACCCACCCCTCCGACGTGGGATAGCGGAACGACACGTCACGAAATGCGATCGAGCGGTGGAACTCGACCGGCTCCGCCACGGCCGTCGTCGGGCGGGCCTTTTTCGAGGAGAACAGGTCGTCGTGCAGCACCTCCAGCGCGGGCCCGTGGAAGCGGATCTTTGCCAGGGACTGGAAGATCGTCTGCAGCGCAGGCATCAGGCGGTAGGCGGCGAACACGTAGACGCCGATCACCGGGAGCAGCTCGGCCACAGTGCCGCGCGTGCCGAGCACGTACAGCACGATCAGGAGCACACCCCCGAACGCGACCGTTTCCAGCGCAAACTTCGGCAGCTCGCTGATGATCGCGTTGGATGCCTGGGTCGTCGTGTAGCGCGTCGATGCAGCGGAAAAGCGACGCGTGAACTCCGCCTCGCACCCCAGCACCTTCACGTCCTTGATGCCGATCAGGGCCTCGCTCGAGGACTTGTACCTCGCGCTGCCGGCGCTCACCCGCTCCCGACCGAGCCGGAGCTGCTTGCGACGGATCACCAGGTAGATGAGCCCGTACATGCCTCCCAGGACGAACGCTGCCACGGCGGCAAGCAGCGGGTCCAGCGCGATCAGCAGCACCAGTATCATGGTCGCCAGCACCGACTGCGCGAACAGCTTCAGCCCCGGCACCAGCACACCGTTCACGACCGCCGTCACCTCGCCGAGTATGTTCTTGCTGAGCTTCGCCGTGTTCCGGCCGAGAAAGAACTCGTAGGGCTCGGCCAGGTACCGCTCCAGCATCTGCACGGAGAGCGCATGGTTCTTGTCCCATGTGAAGCGCGTGATCATGTACGTGGCACCGGCGACAATGCCGTTGCTGAGCCCGATCACGAGCAGGACGGCCACACCGAGCGCGAAGAGAAACGACGTCTCACTCGCAAAGCCGAGCGTCACGTAGACCCAGTTCAGTCGTTCGTTCGTGTGCACTACGCCCGGATCGGCAACAACACTGAGAAAGGGCAGGATCGAGGCGACGCCCAGCATCTGCGCCACGCCCATCAGCAGGATCGCTCCGACCAGAGTCAGCAGCCGCAGGCGCTCGCGGCTGTCGAACAGATCGAGAGCCTGCCGGAGTACTCGTCTCACGCGGATCGGCCGTTCATCTGGCGAGCGATTCGTCATGCGGCACCCGGTCCATGCACCGGACCGCTGTGTCGCATGCGGAGCTCGACCTGGAAGGGGGGAGCGTGCTCGCGTCGTGGTACTCACGACACCGCCCGCCCTGAACAGCGCGCAAGGGTCAATTTCCGTACCGTGCAATGCGACCTGCATCGCCAGAAATCCCGCACCGGCGCGCACTTCTTCTGCCCCGTGCCAACGACCTGTGCGGTGGTTTGCCGGGGTCGAGCAACACCCTTGTTGTGGGTGCCCTACAGGTCCGCGCTCAGTTCATCAAGGGACGGGCAGCAGTGGACGGTCCCGGGTCGAGCTTGTGCACGACTGTGCGCTGCTTCGCGACATCCAGTGTGATCTCCCAGCGGGCGCCGTCGCCGTTCTCGATGATGATGCTGGTGCCGGCGAGTGCTGCGGGGAACGGCAACACGACATCGACATCCGCGGGCTGGAGTCCGCAGTTCCGGAACAGCGCAACGAATGGGTTCCGCACCTGCGCGGTCGTGACACGCACCTTCGGTGCACCTGGTCCGGCCTGGAGCGAACAGTCGACGAACTCCGTGCGATTGGTCGGCGGCAGCCGGAGCAGGCCCGTGACCAGTGCAGGCCCGGAGTGCGCGACCACGCGGATCCCCTGGAAGCGGGCGGGCCCGCCGTCCACGGAGCTGTGACGCGACGTCGCATGCTGGATGATGCGGTCCTCGAACGAGAACGTGTTCACGTAGCGATGCGCATTGCTGTACGCACCGTTCTCGATGCCGGCATGGCCGTGACGGTACGTGATCGCGTTCACGATGACGTGGGGCGCGCCGTTGTTGAACCACAGGCGGATCCCCGAGCCACGGTTGTTGTGCGCGACGTTCCCCTCGCTGAATTCCCACACGGCCAGGCCGTTGTTGTCTGCCCGTGACGGCCACTCGAAGCCGTGCGCTGAGGCGCTGCCGCGCGCGCCCGCAGCGACGCTGTTGCGGATCACGTTGCCGAGGCCGCCCCCCAGGGTCACTGCAGCATAGCGGCTCGTCCTGCCGCTGACCCGGCGCGGCATTTCGACACCGGCGACGGCTAGCCGGTCGACCAGGACGTTGTCCGTACGATCACCGAGGTCCCACCAGAATGCTTCGCCGTAGCTGTTGACGCTGACGACGTCGATGAACGAGATGCCGTGCGAGCCGTGCGGCACGAAACCGCGGCCCCGGCTGTCGACGGCCGCGACGCCACGGACGATCGTACCCGTCGTGCCACTGCCGCCGTGGTGCAGATGGAGCGCATAGCGCCCCTCGACCGGCCCCTCCGACGCAGCGTTGCTGATCCCCAGCTCGCGCAGCGTGACGTACTCGATGCGCTGCGGCAGCTCGGAGTGGATGTGGATGTGCCCCGGCCCGCGGATGACGATGTCACGCGTGACATTGATGACCTCCGCGGAGGGTAGACGCGGATCGACGCGCGGGATCGGTTGCCCGGGATGCCAGCGGCGGACGGTGTAGTCGTCACGCGCGGTGGGCGTGATGTAGTACTCGTCGTCCGCCTCCCAGCTCGGGTCCCGGCCCGTGCGGTTCCAGGAGCTCTTCGGCGTGCCCCGGACGTCGAGCACGCCCTGGCGTCCGATCCAGAGTCCGATGTCGCGGCTGAAGCGCGGCTCGTAACCCATGCCGCCGCCGACGTACGCGTCCGGGTCGGCGCCGATGAACCGGAGCGTGGAGCCGGGGCGCAGGGCAATGACGCCGGAATCGGTACGGAGGTTACCGGCGATCCGCACGTTGCGGCCGATCAGCCAGCGCTCACGGCCGGGCACGACCACATCGTGCTCGATGAGCGTGTCGGCCAGGATACGATCCCACTGCTCCGGTGTGCGGGGTGCATGTCCGGGGACGGGCGCGTTCTGCGTGAGCGCGCCGGCAGACGTCGTAACCAGGGGCAGCAGGCAGAGGATCACGGAGGCGGATCGGATGGGGTTCATCGTGCGCTCCTGCTCGGGCGACTGTGCCGTCCGCCGGCACGGCAGCACACCGCCTCCGGCCGCATCATCGATGCCGCAGACACGACAAAGGGGGCGCCGGCATCGGCGCCCCCTTCGGAGTTTCCCGGCTTGCAGCGGCTAGTCGATCCGCGTCGTGACCTTGGACCGGGCCGCCATGTCGAGCGTGATCTCCCAGGCGTCGCTGCCGTTCTCGATGACGATGCGGCTTCCCTCGATCGCGGCCGGGAACGACCCCGTGACCATGAAGTCGTCGGGCGTGAGGCCGCAGTTCCGGAAGACGATCTGCAGCGGATTGGCCGCCTTCTCGGTGTTCCACAGCACGTCGGGCGAACCCGGCGAGCCTTCGAGCTTGCAGTCGACGAATTCGGTCGGCTGCAGCGGCGGCAGGTTCAGCACGCCGAACGCGAGCGCGGCACCGTCCGCGGCGTAGACCTCGACACCCTCGAAGCGCGACGGGCCGCCATCGACAGCATGCTTGTTCGAGGACGAGTGCTGCACCATCCGGTCATCGACCGACAGCGTGTTGATGTAGCGGTGCGAGTTGCGGTACGCGCCGTTCTCGATACCCGCCGCGCCGTTGCGGTACGTGATCAGGTTCTCGATGACGTGGTTCTCACCCTTGTTGAACCACAGGCGGACACCGGAGCCCTCCACGTTGTGCGCGACGTTGCCGTCGTTGAACTCCCAGACGGCCGGCCCGTAGTTGTCGGCGCCAGAGGGCCACTCGAAGCCGTGCGCTCCGCTCGTACCGCGCGCACCGGACACGACGCTGTTCCGCATGACCATGTTGTAGCCGCCGCCCATCGTGACCGCCGCGTTGCGGGACATCTTGCCCGTAAGGGACCGGTGCGCGTGCACGCCGCTGACCGCCAGCCGGTCCACCGTGAGATCGTCGGTCCGGTCACCGATGTCCCACCAGAACGCCTCACCCAGGCTGTTCACGCTGACGTTGTCGATCATCGTGATGCCGTGCGACTCGTGTGGCACGAACACCCGGCCGCCACTCTCGACCGCGGCAACACCGCGGATGATCGTGCCGCGCGAGCCGTCGCGCGCATAGTGCAGGTGCAGCGCGTACCGGCCCATGACAGGACCCTCGTGCGCGAGGTTGGTGATCCCCATGTTCCGCAGCGTCACGTACTCGATACGCTGCGGCTTCTTCGACGTGAT harbors:
- a CDS encoding glycosyltransferase, giving the protein MIAELAEALAQSAGVTDVVVSEDAFWDATGPEFDVVHLHWPEALLGWRRPEPAQLDRLSARLAWWRERAVLVATVHNIAPHMPAARDATGRAYELVFRAVHGLIHMGAASAAAVEQHYPHTRALPGVIIPHARYSSFPADRDAASARASLQLDAGEAVFLCFGRVRRTDELRLVREAFRAAAVPQGRLLIAGKLATGMSRAERLRVTTALALERRARACLRFVPAGDVQRFFLASDVVVVPRLEALNSGNVILGFGFGRVVVGPDAGVVGELLRSTDNPVFTPGDPASLARAMRRGLELSRQGQGERNREHAEREWDGARTAAAHVAFFREMMRSRRPTATESQAAAASPAFSVVIPAYNRAHLLPRAIGSVLAQTMPDLELIIVDDGSTDDTRALVEAITDPRVRYVHQQNAGAAAARNHGARLAQGTYITFLDSDDEARPHWLATLRTALEQAGADVVCCGLEKHGDEAGVRTRVPEDMGPMFDHVTGRFTNGGVFALRRSVFEEVGGYADSLRSGQHTELAMRLIPLVRRRGYVLHSIPDALVHVHVHEGPRIRGNPESIYLGSSYTLRAHRDLFRRDPTHHAKYQAIAGVNALRIGRLRDSRRHFVQAVLADPVRLEHWSRLLLSLAPSAAKRRWAGAAADASDS
- a CDS encoding glycosyltransferase family 4 protein, which produces MRLLYLINGLGAGGAERSLAELLPHMRAAGIETTVVCLRRREIGVESEVRLTDCRVEVLAGRTHLQRARELRLLLREIRPDVVHTTLFDSHVAGRLGAAGTGIPVISSLVGTPYVASRARDERLSRKAFRFVREIDGWTARHLTTHFHAISHAVRDSYVAALGIRPERITVIERGRDTHRLGEPSEERRLRVRAMLGIAADQPVLINVGRQEHPKGQWTLLQAAASLLPRNPELRVLIAGREGHMTPALRSMHAQLGLNGHVVFLGHRTDVPDLLAASDIFVFPSLHEGLGGAALEAMALGLPVVASDLPALREVVEHGR
- a CDS encoding polysaccharide deacetylase family protein is translated as MATLTRPSAPPVTRSGQSRPPRVAHLWHAWSRHRPVILAYHDVVDPDRFAQQLDYLAAMMHPVRVEDVLRASAHGAPLPRGAVLVTFDDGDVTIHEHALPLLRERGIPAVAFVVTELIGTDRPAWFQEVRALVGGGAVHPRLGRMAPDAAVRTLKRLPDDERRRVLDELRGAHAPVARTQLSVEQLRELEEGGIEIGSHTHSHPCLDRCSDDTIEYELTRAHALLETWLGRAPRVFAYPNGNGDTRVDALLARMEYAAAFLFDHRIGVFPPANMYGISRVRVNSTTALRRFRNIVSGLHPLMHHSIGRT
- a CDS encoding ABC transporter ATP-binding protein translates to MRRVLRQALDLFDSRERLRLLTLVGAILLMGVAQMLGVASILPFLSVVADPGVVHTNERLNWVYVTLGFASETSFLFALGVAVLLVIGLSNGIVAGATYMITRFTWDKNHALSVQMLERYLAEPYEFFLGRNTAKLSKNILGEVTAVVNGVLVPGLKLFAQSVLATMILVLLIALDPLLAAVAAFVLGGMYGLIYLVIRRKQLRLGRERVSAGSARYKSSSEALIGIKDVKVLGCEAEFTRRFSAASTRYTTTQASNAIISELPKFALETVAFGGVLLIVLYVLGTRGTVAELLPVIGVYVFAAYRLMPALQTIFQSLAKIRFHGPALEVLHDDLFSSKKARPTTAVAEPVEFHRSIAFRDVSFRYPTSEGWVLRHVDLEIPRNAMVGFIGSTGAGKTTLVDLLLGLLIPQEGSICVDGEPLTEGRISSWRRRVGYVPQHIFLTDDSVARNIAFGVPDAEIDLAAVERAARIANIDEFVSSLASGYDTVVGDRGVRLSGGQRQRIGIARALYRDPDVLIFDEATSALDGMTESGVMEAIGRLSRKKTIILVAHRLSTLRECDTVFMFDSGRLVDSGALHELAARNGQLQEMVRLAAVGNGTARVTTAPSLEPVIEVG